In Saccharomyces eubayanus strain FM1318 chromosome XIV, whole genome shotgun sequence, the sequence AATTTAATTAATAAAAGCTCTCCTAAAAAGAGGTTCCCCGATAAATATACTTCGCAAAATTTGATGGATAGAAAACGTTCCAAATTAAAATGATGTAGCCGGTTGAGGGAATGCTAGAAAACAAATGGAAATAcgggaaagaaagaaataggCACGTAATGTCTTGAAGTGTACACGGcttattttctcttttaatGCTGATTGattgaataaagaaaagacagaaAGGAAATTGGCACGTAAAAGGTATAGATTCTGGATAAACAACTGTGCGTGAGCAGCGTTTTAAAAGCCTTTTTGTTTAAGAGGACTCTGTTTGTTTGAGGAAGTCCGCTTCAATATAGTGGTCAAAATTGTTTATTCCGGCTTACATGGTcgtgtttgtttttttcttttgaccTCTCTTGCCCGAAAAGGTCCAAAACAACGAGAAAAAACAAGCGATTTGTTACCCCGCCCTGATGCGGGTAACCCAATAATttaaaatggaaagaacaagagaCACGAAGAGAGAATACATTAGAAAGGTAAACGTACTGAAAGGATTAGCGAGCTTTTAACAGCAGTTCcgttttcattgttttattaagtagataaaaatattgttgAGAAATTTTAGTATATTCTTGTAACGAAAGATTAAACTGGGGTTTGGTGGCAACAAGTGGGGAATTCGGACCAGCGGGCCACTTGTTGACCGGTTACCCCGTTGACGGAATGCAGTTGACCCTTCGTGCACAGTAGTTGTAGTCCTGTGATCACACTCTTGACTTTGTTTGAGTATTCTGTCTCTAGCTGGAGAAGTTTTTTACCTCTTTGATTCTGGTCTACTAGGGATGTGGCGGACATTTTGTGATCTTGATCCACCAACGCAATCGAATTGAGCGGAAGCAGTTCGTTGAAGTTGAACTTGTATTTGGGATCTGGAACTGAGGAGATTGTAGTCGCATTACTGATTGTACTACAATTTGACCACCGACGTTCCCATGAGGTGAACTCTGTGTCCTGTAAAAAAGAGGTATTCTCTTTAGTGACGTTAAGAATATTGTCGTTGAAAAGTTCCGACAGCTGGACATTCAAAGKTCCATATGTTTGAATAGCTTGGTCTATCATAATTttagtttcaatttccGACTCTATCTCAACATCTGCTCCAGACTGAGATTTCGATTTCAAGCTTTCGTCCGGAAAGTTGTGAGAACCACTTGGCGAATGTGGTTCTTTGAAACGGAACTCCCTTGTTGCTGgtaactttttttgctctttaaactttttgtcatctcttttgtagttatctttttctgtttcttttggtttttcctTCTCCCTCTTCGtcatgtttttctttttgtttttgttcatcCTCTCCAAgaatttcttcctttcttcGTTGAATGTTTTCAGGTTTTCTCTTTCCCTTTTACCATTATCTAGCTGCTCAACATTCCCACCTTTCGATCTGTTCTTGGTTATCTGTTTGTCTTTTGGTAGTTTTCCCTCGCACTTCTTGTAACCTATAATCTGATCTActttattcattttgaCTAGtagttgttgttttcacttTGTTTAAAATCGATTAGAGAAAAGGGAGGCGATCTTATGTTTTGTGGCATTCTGCTGGGGTACATTTATTTATACGATTGATTCCGGACCAGACGAGAATGCATCGGCGGCTATTCTTGTTGCCGGCACCGCCTCCCCCTCTCCTTTCTCCCTTCGCCGGATGTTGAACATCGGGGTAGGCAACTCTCATCTCACAGCTGACCAgaagatatatatattatacgGTTGTTGGGGTACTAACTAATAGAATTGGCCGTTACAACATCACTACATAAAAAAGTATACATaaaatgtttgaaaaatggagaggaaagaagaggaaggaaagaaaaactaatCTCTTGTACCAAAACTAATTGCGCAAGATTTCGTTTTGGACGTTGGAAATATCAGGATCAGCACTTGTTTCAACCGATGAAGGATCCGCTTTATCTGTAGCGTAGTTTCTTGGCACAGAATGTTGATCATTCATTCCATACAgatagttttttcttccttcagTTCTTTGAGTAGCAGATGGAATGTCTGCTGGGGAACCGCGAGTATGAACAGTATACGAAGAAGTGGAATTGTCGCTTGTTTCATCTCTCACCATGTGCTCATTGTAGCTATCTAGAGGGGCCGCTTGGGGATGCATCATGTCCTGGTCGTTAGTGCCGGCACCGAAGGTTGGGATATTGCTCCACGCGTCAATATGGTGAGGCTCACTTCGAGGCGAACCTGCACCTGGAATACGTTGGTCCATAGAACCATCGAAGTGCGGCATAGATGTGTTTTGACAACCAACGGGCAGATTCTTGCTATTCATTCTTGCCTCAGTCATGTTACTGGTATCAAAACTTGCTAAAGTGGACCTTGCGTTATTGTCGCGGTCAGAAACTACCTTATTGGTGACTCTTCCACAACCTGGAATACCGACGGCGCCAGCACCAGTATTTAACGTGGGACCAGAACATTCACTTGGCAGGATACCGGAGTGTTGGTGATGGGGTGAAGAGTGGTTATCGTGATGAGGGTATTCGAGATCGTGTGCCTGGCCACAGCCGGGAACGCCagccattttttcttctgtctGCTGCATCTCGGTATCGTCATTGGCGGAATATGCCTGAGCGGATTGACCCAAACCTAGCATTCGGTCATAGGACTTTTCTGTGTGGTATCCAAACCCAGGTTCAGTggtttcttggtttttgtttgaatCATTACTATTaagataaaaagagaaataaatTGAGTTAGTAAGATGCACGTTATGGAGTGAGCGGGTTATGAaacagtttctttttactaAAAGGTGTCATTATATTGTTGACATACAATCATAATATAGTTAGAAAATTAAAGACATTAAAAATCGGGcgaaaaatcaaaattagGAAAGATCTGGTATGGTGTATTAATATTAGGGAGAAAGCGGGAGGTGTGGCTGCAATTTATTTTGCAATGGTGACAACGAGGAGGTATTAAACTACGGCGGGCAAATTCTGTTCGGAGTAAACACGTTCTTCCTGAACTTGATCAGGTTCATCGCCCGTAGTGGTGATagttctcttctttgttctcaactttctgaaaaatcTGCCGTTACGGGAAGGCTGAGGCTGTTGAACTTCCGGGACGGGGACAGGAGTAGAGACCGCTTCGTTTGCTGGGTACGCGGAGGCATCCGGGGTCGATGTCTGTGAGTCCGTCATCTTAGTGGAAGCGAAACTGCGGTCGTAGATGTACTCATTTCTCTTGTACGTAGCCGCCATGACTGTGGCGCAAACGGCGTTTACTATCAACAAGAACACTGTCGTCCAAATAAGTCCAAAGTTCTTGGGGCCCAGCCTAGCCCCGCGATCCTGGTGGTGAAATGCCTTTACCGCTTTGGCGTAACAACCAGTGTACAGGCAAGCGGAAAGGGTCATGAAGAACAGAGTGATCCAGCTCATCGCCGTCGTCAACGAGGCGGTAGGTCTTGTATACTTGATCAAGCTGACAATAACAGAGACCAACGTGATCagtaagaagaagagcgCGATCAAAAGCATTGCCCAGCCCACTCTTGATAGGTAATAATACGTATTTCTGTCGTTCAAAAAGGTGGAGGGCATGAGGGCGGAACTACCAAAATTGTCCCTGGGGGAAAACGGCTGCGCGGCCATCTTGGAAGAGCAGTTTGCAGCCTGGCCACCCTGCCAGCCGCACCAGTTGTAGTTATACCATCTGGTCAAGGAGGGTGCTGAGTTAAAGCCCGACGTGGATGCCTGGAACCAataaaaattctttaaaacTCCCGTGTTTTTGGCGCCTGccaatatcaaaaaaaatgtcaacAATGTAGCACCTagtagaaagaaaaggttaataaaaaacacaAACTTTTTGTATGACATTGCTTATTACGAAAATTGAAATGTGTGGGTATATACTTAGTGCTTTATTGTGCTAGAaagcaatttcaaaaaattgttgttgttgctgttgctaCTGCTTCTGCTGGTTTACAAATAATTGTTATTATAATTATATAACCCTATAAGGTGGCAAaattaagaaaagaagttaCCTGTGAACTTCCGCACTCACTCCAAGGGCCCAGCATCTGGTGCATGTTTttatattgaaaacaaGGGATGGCAGTGTGGGGGGTCaggtaaaagaagaaggggAAGCTCCATCCATCCCTCCGCCAATCCTCTCCTCGCAGGACGTTGTTCAGCGGCAGAAAGCACGAGGGGCCATTGAAGACACACCTACATTCAGGGATACTC encodes:
- the SLZ1 gene encoding Slz1p, translating into MNKVDQIIGYKKCEGKLPKDKQITKNRSKGGNVEQLDNGKRERENLKTFNEERKKFLERMNKNKKKNMTKREKEKPKETEKDNYKRDDKKFKEQKKLPATREFRFKEPHSPSGSHNFPDESLKSKSQSGADVEIESEIETKIMIDQAIQTYGXLNVQLSELFNDNILNVTKENTSFLQDTEFTSWERRWSNCSTISNATTISSVPDPKYKFNFNELLPLNSIALVDQDHKMSATSLVDQNQRGKKLLQLETEYSNKVKSVITGLQLLCTKGQLHSVNGVTGQQVARWSEFPTCCHQTPV